In Chitinophaga sp. HK235, a single window of DNA contains:
- a CDS encoding AI-2E family transporter yields the protein MTEFKLPFNARLTFTLLSLILMVYIAHVGREIIIPLLFAFLISIMLLPVSLFLEKYKFPRGLAAALSVLLFIVVIVVIMLLMGTQMQSFIADFPQLEKKLIFTVNSLQAWIDEKFHISSNAQLSYLQKAALGTLGTATSFISQTFLSLSSLIIFIVFVLLYSFFILFYRKLLVTFLVRLFHEKHRETLLGLVARTRFIIKSYVGGLMIEMVVVAILNTTVFLILGIKYAILLGVMAAIFNIIPYIGIFTALIISMLVTLTTSTPLAALQVGIALFLVHLLDSNVLLPRIVGSKVKINALVTIIGVVLGNMLWGIPGMFLAIPIIAIIKIVCESVDYMNPWAILLGDEQKEVVKKASEVTEDKIQEKKNDQDQGQEQAPR from the coding sequence ATGACCGAGTTTAAGCTCCCCTTTAATGCGAGACTCACCTTTACCCTGTTGTCGCTCATTTTAATGGTATACATTGCGCATGTAGGCAGGGAAATCATTATCCCGCTGTTATTTGCCTTTCTGATTTCCATCATGTTACTACCTGTATCCCTTTTTCTGGAGAAGTACAAGTTTCCCAGAGGCCTGGCTGCCGCGCTGTCGGTGCTGCTGTTTATAGTGGTGATAGTGGTGATTATGCTGTTGATGGGCACACAGATGCAGTCATTTATTGCCGACTTCCCCCAGCTGGAAAAAAAGCTGATATTTACTGTCAATTCCCTGCAGGCCTGGATCGATGAAAAGTTTCACATCAGTTCCAATGCCCAGCTGAGCTATCTGCAAAAAGCTGCGCTCGGCACCCTGGGCACAGCCACCAGCTTCATCAGCCAAACCTTTCTCTCCCTGTCTTCGCTGATCATCTTTATCGTTTTTGTATTGCTTTATTCGTTTTTCATACTGTTCTACCGCAAGCTGCTGGTCACCTTCCTGGTAAGGCTTTTCCATGAGAAACACCGGGAAACACTGCTGGGCTTAGTAGCACGAACCCGCTTCATTATCAAAAGTTATGTAGGCGGCCTCATGATAGAAATGGTAGTAGTGGCAATCCTCAATACGACCGTATTTCTGATACTGGGCATCAAATACGCTATCCTGTTAGGGGTCATGGCAGCCATCTTCAACATCATTCCCTATATCGGCATCTTTACCGCACTGATCATCAGCATGCTGGTAACCCTTACCACCAGCACGCCCCTCGCTGCCCTCCAGGTAGGCATCGCACTGTTTCTTGTTCATCTGCTCGACAGTAACGTACTGCTGCCACGCATCGTAGGGTCCAAAGTGAAGATCAATGCACTGGTTACCATCATTGGTGTTGTACTGGGCAATATGTTATGGGGTATCCCCGGCATGTTCCTCGCCATCCCTATCATCGCCATTATCAAAATCGTTTGCGAGAGTGTGGACTACATGAATCCCTGGGCCATTCTGCTGGGTGATGAACAAAAAGAAGTGGTCAAAAAAGCCAGCGAGGTAACAGAAGATAAGATTCAGGAAAAGAAGAATGATCAGGACCAGGGACAAGAACAAGCCCCCCGGTAA
- a CDS encoding family 20 glycosylhydrolase: MKKLFSMLLLLCSVVLYPYYTKAQPKDTLPVRGFCIAAPTQAVLAPFIKFISEELAPRNINTLVLRVDFNYEFTSHPELRDPGALTKAQVKELVKVCKQHHIRLIPQINLLGHQSWATTTMNLLRVYPEFDETPWVKMPAKYEWPNADGLYCKSYCPLHPGVHKVVFELVDEICEAFEATAFHAGMDEVFYIGDSKCPRCSGLDKAELYAGEVWTIRNHLAGKGRQLWIWGDRLLDGKTTGMGEWEASMNNTHRAIDLVPKDIMICDWHYERPDKTPVYFASKGLSVITCPWRKPANALLQLKDMYDFRSTATPQMKPRYQGMMQTIWSDAGHFLDEFYGRGKPQEDTVNTSANCFRAVMQP; the protein is encoded by the coding sequence ATGAAAAAACTATTTTCCATGCTGCTGCTGTTATGCAGCGTTGTACTGTACCCGTATTACACAAAAGCGCAGCCCAAAGATACCCTGCCGGTAAGAGGCTTTTGTATTGCAGCACCTACCCAGGCTGTACTGGCTCCGTTTATTAAATTTATCAGCGAGGAGCTGGCCCCGCGTAATATCAATACCCTGGTATTGCGGGTAGATTTTAATTATGAATTTACCTCTCATCCGGAGCTGAGAGACCCTGGTGCGCTGACGAAAGCCCAGGTCAAAGAGCTGGTGAAGGTCTGTAAACAGCATCATATCCGTCTGATCCCGCAGATCAACCTGTTGGGGCATCAGTCGTGGGCTACTACCACTATGAACCTGCTCAGAGTGTATCCCGAATTTGATGAGACTCCCTGGGTGAAAATGCCTGCCAAATATGAGTGGCCCAATGCTGATGGTTTGTATTGCAAGAGTTATTGCCCGCTGCATCCGGGTGTGCACAAGGTGGTATTTGAACTGGTAGATGAGATCTGTGAGGCATTTGAAGCCACCGCCTTTCATGCGGGCATGGACGAGGTATTTTATATCGGAGACAGCAAATGTCCGCGTTGCAGTGGCCTCGACAAAGCTGAGCTGTATGCCGGCGAAGTATGGACCATTCGTAATCACCTGGCCGGAAAAGGCCGCCAGCTTTGGATCTGGGGCGACCGTTTGCTGGATGGTAAAACAACCGGCATGGGTGAATGGGAAGCCAGCATGAACAATACGCACCGCGCCATAGACCTGGTGCCTAAAGATATTATGATCTGCGACTGGCACTATGAGCGGCCTGATAAAACACCGGTATATTTTGCTTCCAAAGGATTAAGTGTTATCACCTGTCCCTGGCGCAAACCCGCCAATGCCCTATTGCAACTGAAAGATATGTACGATTTCCGCAGCACCGCCACCCCCCAGATGAAACCTCGTTATCAGGGCATGATGCAAACCATCTGGTCAGATGCCGGCCATTTCCTGGACGAATTTTACGGCAGGGGCAAGCCTCAGGAAGATACGGTAAACACCAGTGCCAACTGCTTCCGGGCTGTGATGCAACCATGA
- a CDS encoding helix-turn-helix transcriptional regulator has translation MSKSANPTKQQLEQLALQGLSFADDHVSDVFSIKDVSDRLGISYSYFYHSFADYMGEPFWHYVKRHRLELSAGLLRHSGHSIGVIADLCGYATTAAFSKAFKQHFKESPKEFRRISELPNEKRTIQIIQAITTVAGTDIFGNFFQYDRGDKVHLPDSMLYYSLLSRGQNPIGEMIAKMNQYYSIFSKILGQVEVPQAKVITGTLDSVPVTDYEKISIYAGVSIPLTAVAAHHHMDYNFPYLMKKRIPGGHFLRLPVPMDFATAGIPMYNFINQNCKEGNFKMSGNHFFMSLNGTQSCEIYIPLLRKHY, from the coding sequence ATGTCAAAATCCGCCAATCCTACCAAACAACAACTTGAACAGCTTGCCCTGCAAGGACTTTCCTTTGCTGATGACCATGTAAGCGATGTTTTCAGCATCAAAGATGTGTCTGACCGCCTGGGAATCTCTTACTCCTACTTCTATCACAGCTTCGCAGACTATATGGGAGAACCCTTCTGGCATTATGTAAAACGTCATCGCCTCGAACTCTCCGCCGGTCTACTCCGACATAGTGGTCACTCCATCGGTGTCATTGCCGACCTTTGTGGTTATGCCACCACTGCGGCTTTCAGCAAAGCTTTCAAACAGCATTTTAAGGAAAGCCCCAAAGAGTTTCGCCGTATATCGGAACTGCCCAACGAAAAAAGGACCATTCAGATCATCCAGGCTATCACCACCGTCGCTGGTACAGATATCTTCGGCAATTTCTTTCAGTACGACCGCGGCGATAAAGTACATCTGCCCGATAGTATGCTCTACTACTCCCTGCTCTCACGCGGCCAGAACCCCATCGGGGAAATGATTGCCAAAATGAACCAGTACTACAGCATCTTCAGCAAAATACTCGGACAGGTAGAAGTACCACAAGCCAAAGTCATCACCGGCACACTCGACTCCGTACCAGTAACAGACTACGAAAAAATCTCCATCTACGCAGGTGTCAGCATCCCCCTCACGGCTGTTGCTGCCCATCATCATATGGACTATAACTTTCCTTACCTGATGAAAAAACGCATTCCGGGAGGACACTTCCTCCGGTTGCCGGTTCCCATGGACTTTGCTACCGCCGGCATTCCCATGTACAACTTCATTAACCAGAACTGCAAGGAAGGTAATTTCAAAATGAGCGGAAACCACTTTTTCATGTCACTCAACGGTACACAAAGCTGTGAAATATATATTCCGTTATTACGTAAACATTACTGA
- a CDS encoding DsrE family protein, whose protein sequence is MKVVFQITSSTPEAQKAMLGQLNNLLQYYHDRQVRITVEVVVHGDAYGLLFAAGNPLAGRVEDLYDRAVSWLICQNTINGKQLQMDQLLSFVQVVPAAVAHLVERQAEGWSYIRC, encoded by the coding sequence ATGAAAGTAGTTTTCCAGATCACTTCTTCCACCCCGGAGGCCCAGAAAGCCATGTTGGGACAGTTAAACAACCTGCTCCAGTATTATCATGACCGGCAGGTGCGTATAACCGTGGAAGTAGTAGTGCATGGAGATGCCTATGGACTGTTGTTTGCTGCCGGCAATCCCCTGGCCGGCAGGGTGGAGGATCTTTACGACAGGGCCGTCAGCTGGCTGATCTGCCAGAACACAATCAATGGTAAACAGCTGCAGATGGACCAGCTGCTTTCCTTTGTGCAGGTAGTGCCGGCAGCGGTAGCCCACCTGGTAGAAAGACAGGCTGAAGGATGGTCGTATATCCGTTGTTGA
- a CDS encoding DUF6089 family protein has translation MKLRKFTGTLLLSMALPIFSFAQDWHIGAFAGISNYSGDLVQQKVDMRYTRPALGLLVRKDINPYLTLRAGFTWGIATGADSTNASDALKARNLSFKSNIFEGSLIAEVNFLDLDEKGFTPYVFIGVGGFGFDPTAKDISGNRVRLRPLGTEGQGLPQYPQRQPYDLFAFSFPMGAGFKAMLNDNWTLGFEIGLRPTTTDYLDDVSTNYVDQNTLLAYRGQKAVDMAFRGDELTGKQTPGVYPSDGSQRGSAKHKDWYAFSGITITYRLGGGSGGWGKVKATRCPVRL, from the coding sequence TTGAAATTGAGAAAATTTACCGGAACACTGTTGTTGTCCATGGCTTTACCCATTTTCAGCTTTGCGCAGGATTGGCATATAGGTGCTTTTGCCGGTATTAGTAATTACAGTGGAGATCTTGTACAGCAAAAGGTAGACATGCGGTATACCCGTCCGGCGCTTGGCCTGCTTGTCAGAAAAGACATCAACCCTTACCTCACCCTTCGTGCCGGATTTACCTGGGGCATTGCCACTGGTGCCGACAGTACCAACGCATCAGATGCGCTCAAAGCCCGTAACCTCAGTTTTAAATCCAATATTTTTGAAGGCAGCCTGATTGCGGAAGTTAATTTTCTTGATTTAGATGAAAAAGGATTTACCCCTTACGTGTTCATAGGTGTGGGAGGCTTTGGTTTTGATCCTACGGCCAAAGACATATCCGGTAACAGGGTGCGTTTACGCCCGCTGGGCACCGAAGGACAGGGCCTTCCGCAGTATCCTCAGCGTCAGCCCTACGATCTTTTTGCTTTCTCCTTCCCGATGGGAGCCGGTTTTAAAGCAATGCTCAACGACAACTGGACATTGGGTTTTGAAATAGGTTTAAGGCCTACCACCACGGATTACCTGGATGATGTAAGTACTAACTACGTAGACCAGAACACGCTGTTGGCCTACCGTGGTCAGAAAGCGGTAGACATGGCCTTCCGTGGCGACGAACTTACCGGCAAACAAACCCCCGGCGTATATCCGTCAGATGGTAGTCAACGTGGCTCTGCCAAACATAAAGACTGGTATGCCTTCTCTGGCATTACCATTACCTATCGCCTCGGTGGCGGAAGTGGCGGATGGGGTAAGGTGAAAGCCACCAGATGCCCGGTCAGACTGTAA
- a CDS encoding menaquinone biosynthesis decarboxylase translates to MAYKNLRHFIEKLEQEGELLRISTFVDPKLEIAEITDRVSKMPGGGKALLFENTGYDFPVLINSMGSYKRMCMALGVQELDDVTREIEDLFKMLSKPKESILDKLAMLPKLGQFASWMPKVVSGKGSCQEVVMANPDLGKLPVLTCWPKDGGPFITLPVIHTKDPLTGSRNVGMYRMQVFEKDMTGMHWHKHKVSAKHFMEYKKLNKRMPVAVVLGGDPVYTYSATAPLPENVDEYMLAGFLRKKKVELVKCITQPEIEVPADADFVIEGYVDPGEDLIWEGPFGDHTGYYSLADWYPRFHVTAITHRKDAVYPSTIVGIPPQEDAWIGKATERIFLAPIKMTLVPEIINMEMPVEGVFHNLVIAQIKKDYAGQAQKVMNAMWGAGQMMFNKILVVSDEGEDITDYKKLAQYVFRHLNPATDIYLSQGPMDVLDHSCSKMGFGGKMCIDGTRKYEEETDNTYLEAAAPRDIDKASIMQQFPEIKDINSSLLAMDIPCILVAVQKNRPFHVRELNEQLYALPVLAGVKMVLYVEHTVDVTDLASALWRFCNNMDPKRDSFVINKPAGQAGRYIGAIGMDGTLKTRLLDNFERDWPNIIVADDATIRKVDAIWKDLQIGPFVASPSLKYKHQIYGEEAVVEQ, encoded by the coding sequence ATGGCATATAAAAATCTCAGGCATTTTATAGAGAAACTGGAACAGGAAGGTGAACTGTTGCGCATCAGCACATTTGTAGACCCAAAGCTCGAAATAGCGGAAATTACCGACAGGGTAAGTAAAATGCCCGGCGGGGGCAAAGCCCTGCTGTTTGAAAATACCGGCTATGATTTCCCGGTACTGATCAACTCCATGGGCAGCTATAAACGTATGTGCATGGCTCTGGGCGTACAGGAACTGGATGATGTGACCAGGGAAATAGAAGATCTCTTTAAAATGCTGTCCAAACCCAAGGAGAGCATCCTCGACAAACTGGCCATGCTGCCCAAGCTGGGACAGTTTGCCTCCTGGATGCCCAAGGTAGTCAGCGGCAAAGGCAGCTGCCAGGAAGTAGTAATGGCTAACCCCGATTTAGGAAAGCTGCCCGTACTCACCTGCTGGCCCAAAGACGGCGGCCCCTTTATCACCCTGCCCGTGATACATACCAAAGATCCTCTCACCGGCAGCCGCAACGTAGGCATGTACCGCATGCAGGTCTTCGAAAAAGATATGACCGGCATGCACTGGCACAAACACAAGGTATCGGCCAAACACTTCATGGAATATAAAAAGCTGAATAAACGGATGCCGGTAGCAGTAGTGCTGGGCGGCGATCCGGTATATACTTATTCGGCCACCGCACCACTCCCCGAAAACGTGGATGAATACATGCTGGCAGGCTTCCTCCGTAAAAAGAAGGTAGAACTGGTAAAATGTATCACCCAGCCGGAGATAGAAGTGCCGGCAGATGCAGACTTTGTGATCGAAGGATATGTAGACCCTGGGGAAGACCTGATATGGGAAGGCCCGTTTGGTGACCATACCGGTTATTATTCACTGGCCGACTGGTACCCCCGCTTCCATGTAACCGCCATCACCCATCGTAAAGATGCCGTATATCCGTCTACGATAGTAGGTATCCCACCACAGGAAGACGCCTGGATTGGTAAAGCCACCGAGCGTATTTTCCTGGCACCTATCAAAATGACGCTGGTACCCGAGATCATCAACATGGAAATGCCGGTGGAAGGTGTATTCCATAACCTGGTAATCGCCCAGATCAAAAAAGACTATGCCGGCCAGGCACAGAAAGTGATGAATGCCATGTGGGGCGCCGGACAAATGATGTTTAACAAAATACTGGTCGTTTCTGATGAAGGTGAAGATATAACGGATTATAAAAAGCTGGCGCAGTACGTGTTCCGTCATCTCAATCCTGCTACAGACATCTACCTGAGCCAGGGCCCAATGGACGTATTGGACCACTCTTGTTCCAAAATGGGCTTTGGTGGTAAAATGTGCATCGACGGTACCCGTAAATACGAGGAAGAAACAGATAATACCTACCTGGAGGCAGCCGCCCCGCGTGATATAGACAAAGCTTCTATCATGCAGCAGTTTCCGGAGATAAAGGATATCAACAGCAGCCTGCTGGCCATGGATATCCCCTGTATCCTTGTTGCTGTACAGAAAAACCGTCCTTTCCATGTACGGGAACTGAATGAGCAGCTGTATGCCCTGCCGGTGCTGGCAGGTGTGAAAATGGTGCTGTATGTGGAGCATACAGTAGACGTGACCGACCTGGCATCCGCCCTGTGGCGTTTCTGTAATAACATGGACCCTAAACGCGACAGTTTTGTGATCAACAAACCTGCAGGCCAGGCTGGCCGCTATATTGGCGCCATTGGTATGGACGGGACGTTGAAAACCAGGCTGCTCGATAATTTCGAACGTGACTGGCCTAACATCATTGTGGCTGATGACGCTACTATCCGTAAGGTGGATGCCATCTGGAAGGACCTGCAGATAGGCCCCTTTGTGGCTTCACCTTCCCTTAAATATAAACATCAGATCTATGGAGAAGAAGCTGTGGTGGAGCAGTAG
- a CDS encoding DUF6265 family protein, whose product MEKKLWWSSSLVLLLLLAGSVTTAAQVRPADFGMLNKLAGTWVYKTRRGTVVETWSRANDSTWAGKTWRVAGADSALQQSVQLVRHGNDIFFIPAYVGLTSPLPIRLKLRVLKVIGFVAEDLENDFPQKVTYRFKDEDHLEARVIGKRDGTTEEYIFPYQRAE is encoded by the coding sequence ATGGAGAAGAAGCTGTGGTGGAGCAGTAGCCTTGTGCTGCTCCTCCTGCTGGCAGGCAGTGTGACCACTGCTGCGCAGGTACGTCCTGCTGATTTCGGGATGCTCAATAAACTCGCCGGCACCTGGGTATACAAAACCCGGAGAGGCACGGTAGTGGAGACCTGGAGCCGGGCCAACGACTCTACCTGGGCCGGCAAGACCTGGCGGGTCGCAGGGGCTGATAGTGCCCTGCAGCAATCTGTTCAGCTGGTGCGCCACGGCAATGATATCTTCTTTATTCCAGCCTATGTGGGCCTGACTTCTCCGTTGCCCATACGGTTGAAACTACGGGTGTTGAAAGTGATCGGTTTTGTGGCAGAAGACCTGGAGAATGATTTCCCGCAGAAGGTGACCTACCGGTTTAAAGATGAAGATCATCTGGAAGCCAGGGTAATAGGGAAGAGGGACGGGACTACGGAAGAGTATATTTTCCCGTACCAAAGAGCAGAATAA
- a CDS encoding peptide chain release factor 3, translating into MKYANEINKRKSFAIIAHPDAGKTTLTEKFLLFGGAIQTAGAVKSNKIKKHTTSDFMEIERQRGISVATSVMTFEYRDILVNLLDTPGHKDFAEDTYRTLTAVDSVVLVIDCVKGVEAQTERLMEVCRMRDTPVIIFVNKMDRDGKYPFDLLDELEEKLSIRVRPLSWPINMGKDFKGVYNLYDKSFVAFQPNKKATDEDVVALPDLSSSFVDEHFDKIDAAQLRGDVELIEGVYDTFNKEEYLEGKLAPVFFGSAVNNFGVKDLLDTFVEIAPIPRNRESSTREIDVHEEKFSGFIFKIHANLDPRHRDRIAFLRVCSGKFERNKFYHHVRLDKDVRFSNPYSFLAREKNIVDDAFPGDVVGLFDTGNFKIGDTLTEGENFYITGIPSFSPELFKELVNKDPMKTKQLEKGIRQLTDEGVAQLFTQHGGNRKIIGCVGDLQFEVIQYRLLQEYGAAAQFNTLPFYKACWITGPKNKIEDFIRFKSSNIVEDKDGHLVYLAQSEWYLNTERTNNPDIQFNFTSEIHK; encoded by the coding sequence ATGAAGTACGCTAACGAAATAAATAAAAGAAAATCCTTTGCTATCATCGCCCACCCGGACGCCGGTAAAACCACCCTCACAGAGAAATTCCTCCTGTTTGGCGGCGCCATTCAGACTGCCGGCGCGGTGAAATCCAACAAAATCAAGAAGCACACCACTTCCGACTTCATGGAAATAGAACGGCAAAGAGGTATCTCCGTAGCTACTTCCGTAATGACCTTCGAATATCGCGATATCCTGGTCAACCTGCTGGATACCCCCGGTCACAAAGACTTTGCGGAAGATACCTACCGCACCCTCACCGCAGTAGACAGCGTAGTGCTGGTAATCGACTGCGTAAAAGGGGTGGAAGCACAAACCGAAAGACTGATGGAAGTCTGCCGCATGCGCGATACTCCGGTAATCATCTTCGTCAATAAAATGGACCGCGATGGTAAGTATCCCTTCGACCTGCTCGATGAACTGGAAGAAAAACTGAGTATCCGCGTAAGGCCCCTCAGCTGGCCCATCAATATGGGTAAGGACTTCAAAGGTGTATACAACCTGTACGACAAAAGCTTCGTCGCTTTCCAGCCCAATAAAAAAGCTACCGACGAAGATGTGGTGGCACTCCCCGACCTCAGCAGCAGCTTTGTAGATGAGCACTTCGACAAGATCGATGCCGCTCAGCTCCGTGGCGATGTGGAACTGATAGAAGGCGTGTACGACACCTTCAACAAGGAAGAATACCTCGAAGGCAAACTAGCACCCGTATTCTTCGGTAGTGCCGTTAACAACTTCGGTGTAAAGGACCTCCTGGACACCTTCGTGGAAATTGCCCCCATCCCCCGCAACCGGGAATCCTCCACCCGCGAAATCGATGTTCACGAAGAAAAATTCAGCGGATTTATATTTAAAATCCACGCCAACCTGGACCCTCGTCACCGCGACCGTATCGCCTTCCTCCGCGTTTGCTCCGGCAAATTCGAAAGAAATAAATTCTATCATCACGTTCGCCTCGACAAAGACGTGCGCTTCAGCAACCCTTACAGCTTCCTGGCCCGTGAAAAAAATATTGTGGACGATGCCTTCCCTGGCGACGTAGTAGGTCTGTTCGATACCGGCAACTTCAAAATCGGTGATACCCTCACCGAAGGCGAAAACTTCTACATCACCGGTATCCCCAGCTTCTCACCCGAACTGTTTAAGGAACTGGTCAATAAAGACCCGATGAAAACCAAACAGCTCGAAAAAGGTATCCGTCAGCTCACAGATGAAGGAGTTGCCCAGCTGTTCACCCAACATGGTGGCAACCGCAAAATCATCGGCTGCGTAGGCGACCTCCAGTTTGAAGTTATCCAGTACCGTCTCCTGCAGGAATATGGTGCCGCAGCCCAGTTCAATACCCTGCCTTTTTATAAGGCCTGCTGGATCACCGGACCTAAAAACAAAATCGAGGACTTCATCCGCTTCAAATCTTCCAATATCGTGGAAGACAAAGATGGCCACCTCGTTTATCTCGCCCAGTCCGAATGGTACCTCAACACTGAAAGAACCAACAACCCGGACATTCAGTTCAACTTCACTTCCGAAATACATAAATAA
- a CDS encoding ABC transporter permease, whose product MIATLKILVTSLKMAIQELRVNKLRTFLSLLGITIGIFCIIAVFTLTNSLERNIRTDLAQLGDDVIYVQKWPWGGNGDYPWWKYMNRPVPEYKDFRIIQDKVQSASFSSFNFDVAGKKVEYGNDYMEGVSLMAVSNDFDRIQQLQISHGRFFANTECNSGVNVGILGATVWDGLFPSAEQALGKTVRVMGRDVKIVGVLKKKGESMIGGLNYDNGIMVPYRFARTLVDERRNADPYILVKARPGASMSQLKDELKGVLRAAHRLKPREDDDFALNEISSASDSLNSIFSAINAGGFFIGIFALIVGAFGIANIMFVTVKERTSIIGLKKAIGAKRGIILAEFLMEAVLLCLIGGAFGLVLVYVCTVVINLVSPFEMFLSLNNIVLGLVFSAVVGILAGFIPAYFASKLDPVVAIRSN is encoded by the coding sequence ATGATAGCAACCCTAAAAATATTAGTGACTAGTTTGAAGATGGCTATACAGGAGCTGCGGGTGAATAAGTTGCGTACTTTTTTGTCGCTGCTGGGTATCACGATCGGTATCTTCTGTATTATTGCTGTTTTTACGCTCACCAACAGCCTCGAAAGGAATATCCGTACAGACCTTGCCCAGTTGGGAGATGATGTTATATACGTCCAGAAATGGCCCTGGGGGGGTAACGGAGATTATCCCTGGTGGAAATATATGAACCGGCCGGTGCCGGAGTACAAAGATTTCCGGATAATACAGGATAAGGTGCAGAGCGCCAGTTTTTCCTCTTTCAACTTTGATGTAGCTGGCAAAAAGGTGGAATATGGGAATGATTATATGGAGGGTGTGTCCCTGATGGCGGTGAGCAATGATTTTGACCGGATTCAGCAGCTGCAGATCTCTCATGGGCGTTTTTTCGCCAATACGGAGTGCAACAGCGGTGTTAATGTGGGCATCCTGGGCGCAACCGTCTGGGATGGACTTTTCCCTTCTGCGGAGCAGGCATTGGGTAAAACCGTGCGGGTGATGGGCCGGGATGTGAAGATTGTAGGGGTGTTGAAGAAAAAGGGAGAGAGTATGATAGGCGGGCTGAATTATGATAACGGGATTATGGTGCCATACCGTTTTGCCCGCACCCTGGTGGATGAGCGTCGTAATGCGGACCCGTATATTCTGGTGAAGGCCAGGCCCGGTGCATCTATGTCCCAGCTGAAAGATGAGCTGAAAGGGGTTTTGCGGGCAGCCCACCGGTTGAAACCCAGGGAGGACGATGATTTTGCCTTGAATGAGATCAGTTCTGCCAGTGACAGCCTTAATTCCATCTTTAGTGCGATCAACGCAGGAGGTTTTTTTATTGGGATCTTCGCCCTGATCGTAGGAGCTTTCGGGATAGCCAATATTATGTTTGTGACGGTGAAGGAGAGAACAAGCATTATTGGCCTGAAAAAAGCCATAGGAGCCAAAAGGGGTATTATCCTGGCGGAATTTCTGATGGAAGCGGTGCTTTTATGTCTTATCGGGGGAGCTTTTGGGCTGGTGCTGGTATATGTCTGTACAGTTGTCATAAATTTGGTCAGCCCCTTCGAGATGTTCCTTTCCCTGAACAACATTGTGCTGGGATTGGTTTTTTCTGCGGTGGTGGGTATCCTGGCGGGCTTTATACCTGCATATTTTGCCAGCAAACTGGATCCGGTAGTGGCCATCAGGAGCAATTAA
- the tsaD gene encoding tRNA (adenosine(37)-N6)-threonylcarbamoyltransferase complex transferase subunit TsaD yields the protein MSVKILAIESSCDDTGAAVLVDGKILSNHIANQKVHEQYGGVIPELASRAHQENIVPVVDIALRTAGVKAEELSAIAFTQSPGLIGSLLVGSCFAKSMAMALDIPLIGVHHMQAHVLANFIDDPKPSFPFLCLTVSGGHTQIVLCESPLKMRVIGETLDDAAGEAFDKSAKILGLPYPGGPLIDKYAKTGDPNRFKFPEPRIPELNFSFSGLKTAILYFLQENLQKDPDFISKNLPDICASIQGRIISILLNKVLKATKETGVRDVAIAGGVSANSGLRAALQEYGEKYNWRTFIPKFEYCTDNAGMIGITAYYKYLAGEFSPLDAVPTARAAF from the coding sequence ATGTCAGTGAAAATACTAGCGATTGAATCTTCCTGTGACGACACCGGTGCGGCAGTGCTGGTAGACGGAAAGATCCTTTCCAACCATATAGCGAACCAGAAAGTACATGAACAGTACGGAGGTGTGATTCCTGAGCTGGCCTCCCGGGCTCATCAGGAGAACATCGTGCCGGTAGTGGATATTGCCCTGCGTACAGCGGGGGTGAAAGCGGAGGAGCTGAGTGCCATTGCGTTTACCCAGTCTCCGGGCCTGATAGGCTCTCTGCTGGTAGGCAGTTGTTTTGCCAAATCCATGGCTATGGCCCTGGATATTCCGTTGATAGGGGTGCACCATATGCAGGCACATGTACTGGCTAATTTTATTGACGATCCCAAACCTTCCTTCCCTTTTCTTTGCCTGACGGTGTCCGGAGGACATACCCAGATTGTGTTGTGTGAGAGTCCGCTTAAAATGCGGGTTATCGGGGAAACCCTGGATGACGCAGCCGGCGAAGCCTTTGATAAAAGTGCCAAAATCCTGGGCCTGCCTTATCCCGGCGGTCCGTTGATCGATAAATATGCCAAAACAGGAGACCCTAACCGTTTTAAGTTTCCGGAGCCGCGTATCCCTGAGCTGAACTTCAGTTTCAGCGGTCTGAAAACAGCCATTCTGTATTTCCTGCAGGAGAATCTGCAGAAGGACCCGGATTTCATCAGCAAAAACCTGCCTGATATCTGTGCTTCCATCCAGGGGCGTATCATCAGCATCCTGCTCAACAAGGTGCTGAAAGCCACCAAGGAAACGGGAGTGCGGGATGTGGCCATCGCCGGCGGGGTGAGTGCCAACAGTGGACTGAGGGCCGCTTTGCAGGAGTATGGTGAAAAATATAACTGGCGCACCTTTATCCCTAAATTTGAGTACTGTACTGATAATGCCGGTATGATCGGCATTACAGCGTATTACAAGTACCTGGCCGGTGAGTTTTCCCCGCTGGATGCCGTACCTACGGCCAGGGCTGCATTTTAA